A stretch of the Amycolatopsis sp. BJA-103 genome encodes the following:
- a CDS encoding AIM24 family protein produces the protein MRVQTRHTPNFGVARILLSPGEAVQAAGDTMLASSFGITETVPARGGSRAGKAAPSVFNAPEGGGWIDFAPLTAGDVYPLEFTGGAGWCVSRDAILARPATIRQDPGWAPLQKLFGADSGFLEHYSGSGPLVLAAQGPVDAFELTAGELVTVRPDFLLAYPDTVQCRLRAVDQAGPQSVRTGEGLALDFAGPGRVLVQARNRRLSRG, from the coding sequence ATGCGCGTCCAGACCAGGCACACCCCCAACTTCGGGGTCGCCCGCATCCTGCTGTCCCCCGGCGAAGCCGTCCAGGCCGCCGGGGACACCATGCTGGCCAGCAGTTTCGGCATCACCGAAACCGTTCCCGCGCGCGGCGGTTCCCGGGCGGGCAAAGCCGCCCCGTCGGTGTTCAACGCGCCGGAGGGCGGCGGCTGGATCGACTTCGCGCCGCTGACCGCCGGCGACGTCTACCCGCTGGAGTTCACCGGCGGCGCGGGCTGGTGCGTGAGCCGCGACGCGATCCTCGCCCGGCCGGCGACCATCAGGCAGGACCCCGGCTGGGCGCCGCTGCAGAAGCTCTTCGGGGCCGATTCCGGTTTCCTGGAGCACTACAGCGGAAGCGGTCCGCTCGTGCTGGCCGCGCAGGGCCCCGTCGACGCCTTCGAACTCACCGCGGGCGAACTCGTCACCGTGCGGCCGGACTTCCTGCTGGCCTATCCGGACACCGTGCAGTGCCGTCTCCGCGCCGTCGACCAGGCGGGCCCGCAGTCGGTCCGCACCGGCGAGGGGCTCGCGCTGGACTTCGCAGGACCAGGACGCGTCCTTGTGCAAGCGCGCAATAGGCGGCTTTCTCGCGGGTGA
- a CDS encoding TIGR00266 family protein, producing the protein MQVQIRHQPSFAVARLMLAPGEPAQVESGAMMATSYGVQVQSQAQGGIMKGLGRAFLSGESFFISTYTAPQNGGWVDVAANLPGDMQIINLDGRTGWCVTRGSWLASSHGVQTETKWGGLKNLVGGEGGFLTHATGQGPLVVACYGALETVTLQQGEVITIDTGHVVAFADTVQYQVRKVATGVIQSMKSGEGLVFDFAGPGQLLTQTRNPSALSAWVIAQVPAR; encoded by the coding sequence ATGCAGGTTCAGATCCGTCACCAGCCATCGTTCGCGGTGGCGAGGCTCATGCTCGCGCCGGGTGAACCGGCGCAGGTCGAGTCGGGCGCGATGATGGCGACGAGCTACGGCGTGCAGGTCCAGTCACAGGCGCAGGGCGGCATCATGAAGGGCCTCGGCCGCGCCTTCCTCTCCGGCGAGTCCTTCTTCATCTCCACCTACACCGCCCCGCAGAACGGCGGCTGGGTCGACGTCGCCGCGAACCTGCCGGGCGACATGCAGATCATCAACCTCGACGGCCGCACCGGCTGGTGCGTCACCCGCGGCTCGTGGCTCGCGTCCTCCCACGGCGTGCAGACCGAGACCAAATGGGGCGGGCTCAAGAACCTCGTCGGCGGCGAAGGCGGCTTCCTGACCCACGCGACGGGACAGGGCCCGCTGGTCGTGGCCTGCTACGGCGCGCTGGAGACGGTCACCCTCCAACAGGGCGAGGTGATCACCATCGACACCGGGCACGTCGTCGCGTTCGCCGACACCGTGCAGTACCAGGTCCGCAAGGTCGCCACCGGCGTCATCCAGTCGATGAAGAGCGGCGAAGGCCTCGTCTTCGACTTCGCCGGGCCTGGCCAGCTGCTCACCCAGACCCGTAACCCGTCGGCGCTGTCCGCCTGGGTGATCGCCCAGGTCCCCGCCCGCTGA
- a CDS encoding ArsR/SmtB family transcription factor, producing MADREVREVHDSKVLAAMSHPLRRRLLDVLRLDGPCTASVLAERTGQAVGNVSHHLKVLAASDLVEEAPELARDRRERWWRRVGYAVSWSPSDFPDDPVAAAAESLALERQVSMARQWFAERETYPEEWHRAAFATDSWMKLSVAEMAEIEGRIQALVREYSDREQPDDGQERRPVFFATRAVPARP from the coding sequence ATGGCCGACCGTGAAGTGCGTGAAGTCCACGATTCGAAGGTGCTCGCCGCGATGTCCCACCCGCTGCGGCGCCGCCTGCTCGACGTCCTCCGCCTCGACGGCCCGTGTACGGCGTCCGTGCTCGCCGAGCGGACCGGGCAGGCGGTCGGGAACGTCAGCCACCATCTGAAGGTGCTGGCCGCCAGCGACCTGGTCGAGGAGGCGCCGGAACTCGCCCGAGACCGGCGCGAGCGCTGGTGGCGCCGCGTCGGTTACGCGGTTTCCTGGTCGCCGTCGGACTTCCCCGACGACCCGGTCGCGGCCGCCGCCGAATCCCTCGCCCTCGAACGCCAGGTTTCCATGGCGCGCCAATGGTTCGCCGAACGCGAGACCTACCCGGAGGAGTGGCATCGAGCCGCCTTCGCCACCGACAGCTGGATGAAGCTCTCGGTCGCGGAAATGGCCGAAATCGAGGGACGGATCCAGGCACTGGTCCGGGAGTACAGCGACCGGGAACAGCCGGACGACGGCCAGGAACGCAGGCCGGTGTTCTTCGCCACCCGAGCCGTCCCGGCCCGGCCGTGA
- the moeA gene encoding molybdopterin molybdotransferase MoeA: MISVDTHRETVTGLLGNAPVISLPLASAAGLVLAEDVLAGVSLPPFDNSAMDGYAVRAADVAEVPVTLPVADDIPAGRVEIGTLEPGTAHRIMTGAPLPPGADAVVMVEHTDGGVTDVRILRTAVPDAHIRHLGEDVVEGTVALPAGTVLGPAQLGLAAAVGLAEVPVRRPLKVLVVSTGTELVDAPEPLRHGQIYESNSIMLASAIRALGCEAEVVRSVVDDVDEFRAVIEPRLADVDLLVTSGGVSAGAYEVVKDALTGQGVEFRKVAMQPGGPQGCGRWNGVPVVTLPGNPVSVLVSFEAFLRPALLAAMGHSGVDRQKVRARLTEAMKSPAGRRQFRRGFYTHSEGEVTGVVGPRGGPGSHLLASFTQANCLIVLPEDVDSAEQGDEVDVLLL, encoded by the coding sequence GTGATCTCCGTCGACACCCACCGTGAGACCGTCACCGGCCTGCTCGGGAACGCCCCCGTCATCAGCCTTCCGCTCGCCTCCGCCGCCGGGCTCGTCCTGGCCGAGGACGTGCTCGCGGGGGTTTCGCTGCCGCCGTTCGACAACTCCGCGATGGACGGTTACGCCGTCCGCGCCGCGGATGTCGCCGAGGTTCCCGTGACACTGCCCGTCGCCGACGACATCCCCGCCGGCCGCGTCGAGATCGGGACGCTGGAGCCGGGTACCGCGCACCGGATCATGACCGGCGCCCCGCTGCCGCCCGGCGCGGACGCGGTGGTGATGGTCGAGCACACGGACGGTGGCGTGACCGACGTCCGGATTCTCAGGACAGCCGTCCCGGACGCGCACATCCGGCATCTCGGCGAAGACGTCGTCGAGGGCACGGTGGCGCTGCCCGCCGGAACCGTGCTCGGCCCGGCGCAACTGGGTCTCGCGGCGGCTGTCGGCCTCGCCGAGGTTCCGGTCCGGAGGCCGCTGAAGGTGCTCGTCGTGTCGACCGGCACCGAACTCGTCGACGCGCCGGAACCGTTGCGGCACGGGCAGATCTACGAGTCGAACAGCATCATGCTGGCGTCCGCGATCCGCGCGCTCGGCTGCGAGGCCGAGGTCGTGCGCAGTGTCGTCGACGACGTGGACGAGTTCCGCGCGGTGATCGAGCCGCGGCTGGCGGACGTGGATCTTCTGGTGACTTCGGGCGGGGTCAGCGCGGGGGCGTACGAAGTGGTGAAGGACGCGCTGACCGGGCAGGGCGTGGAATTCCGGAAGGTCGCGATGCAGCCGGGCGGGCCGCAGGGCTGCGGGCGGTGGAACGGCGTGCCGGTGGTGACGTTGCCGGGCAACCCGGTGAGCGTGCTCGTCTCGTTCGAGGCGTTCCTGCGGCCGGCGTTGCTCGCGGCGATGGGGCATTCCGGCGTCGACCGGCAGAAGGTGCGGGCCCGGCTGACCGAGGCGATGAAGTCCCCCGCCGGGCGGCGTCAGTTCCGGCGGGGCTTCTACACGCATTCCGAGGGCGAGGTCACCGGGGTCGTCGGGCCGCGCGGCGGCCCCGGCTCGCATCTGCTGGCGTCGTTCACGCAGGCCAACTGCCTGATCGTGCTGCCGGAGGACGTGGACTCGGCCGAGCAGGGCGACGAGGTGGACGTCCTGCTGCTGTGA
- the pssA gene encoding CDP-diacylglycerol--serine O-phosphatidyltransferase, protein MVRVTTPGVRLLPNAITVLALCAGLSSVQFALIGNYPMAIASIGIAAVLDSLDGRIARLLDATSKMGQELDSLSDGISFGVAPALVLYVWHAEGERIGWVASLIFAVCMILRLARFNTLIEDTEQPPYAGEFFVGVPAPAGGLLAMLPLILELQFGQGWWSHQYTVWVWTIAVAALLISRIPTLSLKTVKAPAKAIAPLLVGVGLLAAAIIQFPLVALAIALVLYLAHIPYSVYRQRWLANHPEAWMAPPRERRAIRRSSSRRRLGLRPPLRRVVAGAAQRVRLQRGEQHVARAPRTLTNDKDRDNGRGPRRRSWRRIGLRKR, encoded by the coding sequence ATGGTCCGTGTGACCACTCCCGGCGTGCGGCTGCTGCCGAACGCCATCACGGTGCTCGCCCTGTGCGCCGGTCTGTCGTCGGTGCAGTTCGCGCTGATCGGCAACTATCCGATGGCGATCGCGTCGATCGGGATCGCCGCGGTGCTCGACAGCCTCGACGGCCGGATCGCGCGGCTGCTGGACGCGACGTCGAAGATGGGGCAGGAGCTCGACTCACTGTCCGACGGCATCTCGTTCGGTGTCGCGCCCGCGCTGGTGCTGTACGTCTGGCACGCCGAGGGCGAGCGGATCGGCTGGGTGGCCTCGCTGATCTTCGCGGTCTGCATGATCCTGCGGCTGGCGCGGTTCAACACGCTGATCGAGGACACCGAGCAGCCGCCGTACGCGGGTGAGTTCTTCGTCGGCGTGCCCGCGCCCGCCGGTGGCCTGCTGGCGATGCTGCCGCTGATCCTGGAGCTGCAGTTCGGGCAGGGCTGGTGGTCGCACCAGTACACGGTGTGGGTGTGGACGATCGCCGTGGCCGCGCTGCTGATCAGCCGGATCCCGACGCTTTCGCTGAAGACGGTGAAGGCGCCGGCGAAGGCGATCGCGCCGCTGCTGGTCGGGGTGGGCCTGCTGGCCGCCGCGATCATCCAGTTCCCGCTGGTGGCGCTGGCTATCGCGCTGGTGCTGTACCTGGCGCACATCCCGTACTCGGTGTACCGGCAGCGCTGGCTGGCCAATCACCCGGAGGCGTGGATGGCGCCGCCGCGGGAACGGCGGGCGATCCGGCGTTCCTCGAGCCGCCGACGGCTGGGCCTGCGCCCGCCGCTGCGGCGCGTGGTGGCCGGTGCCGCCCAGCGCGTCCGGCTGCAGCGAGGCGAACAGCACGTCGCACGCGCTCCGCGCACCCTCACCAACGACAAGGACCGCGACAACGGCCGGGGCCCCCGGCGCCGCTCGTGGCGCCGGATCGGCCTCCGTAAACGCTGA
- a CDS encoding phosphatidylserine decarboxylase, which translates to MSGNRPESTGNPLTHAVKLARETVPPMHPAGRPFVFGGLAATLVLRKFSKRLGVVGALATAATAAFFREPKRVPPAQSGLAVASADGLVSLIEEAVPPPELGLSAEPRMRVSVFLSVFDVHVQRIPASGVIERVAYRPGKFLSADLDKASEDNERNSVLMRTEDGHELVVVQIAGLVARRILCDIREGDKVGVGSTYGIIRFGSRVDLYLPPGSKVLVSKGQRTIGGETPIAELPSAPHSEG; encoded by the coding sequence ATGAGCGGCAACCGGCCGGAATCCACTGGAAACCCACTCACGCACGCCGTGAAGCTGGCCCGCGAGACCGTTCCGCCGATGCACCCGGCCGGCAGGCCGTTCGTGTTCGGCGGTCTCGCCGCGACGCTGGTGCTGCGGAAGTTCTCCAAGCGCCTCGGTGTCGTCGGCGCGCTCGCGACGGCCGCCACGGCCGCGTTCTTCCGTGAGCCCAAGCGCGTCCCGCCCGCCCAGTCCGGTCTCGCGGTCGCGTCGGCGGACGGCCTGGTCTCGCTGATCGAGGAGGCCGTGCCGCCGCCCGAGCTGGGCCTGTCCGCCGAACCGCGGATGCGGGTGAGCGTGTTCCTGTCGGTGTTCGACGTGCACGTCCAGCGGATCCCGGCGTCGGGTGTGATCGAGCGGGTCGCGTACCGGCCCGGGAAGTTCCTGTCGGCGGACCTGGACAAGGCGAGCGAGGACAACGAGCGCAACTCCGTGCTCATGCGCACCGAAGACGGCCACGAGCTCGTCGTGGTGCAGATCGCCGGGCTGGTGGCGCGGCGCATCCTCTGCGACATCCGCGAGGGCGACAAGGTCGGCGTCGGCTCGACGTACGGCATCATCCGCTTCGGCTCGCGAGTCGACCTGTACCTGCCTCCGGGCAGCAAGGTTCTCGTTTCGAAGGGCCAGCGCACGATCGGCGGCGAGACCCCGATCGCCGAGCTGCCCTCGGCGCCGCACTCGGAAGGCTGA
- a CDS encoding TetR/AcrR family transcriptional regulator C-terminal domain-containing protein yields MALSREKVLDAALRLASEHGLAGLSMRKLAAELGVEAMSLYNHVANKGDLLDGLTARVFEGVPLPVPGPWDSRLRALTSGLYTAFSRYPVVVRALATDQANPRSVGALKFIDAMLEALLDAGLDERGAARGYRSLMGLVFGAVLTESVGLSGGVSEERAEPVDAWFQRLVTARELPALHRVLPSMLEGDCLQDFEFQLDLVIGGLAASVR; encoded by the coding sequence ATGGCGCTCAGCAGGGAGAAGGTGCTCGACGCCGCGCTGCGGCTCGCGAGCGAACACGGCCTGGCCGGGCTGTCGATGCGAAAACTGGCCGCTGAGCTGGGCGTCGAGGCGATGTCGCTGTACAACCACGTCGCGAACAAGGGCGATCTGCTCGACGGGTTGACCGCGCGGGTCTTCGAAGGTGTCCCGCTGCCCGTTCCCGGTCCTTGGGATTCGCGGCTGCGGGCGCTCACCTCCGGCCTGTACACGGCGTTTTCGCGCTATCCGGTCGTCGTGCGCGCTTTGGCGACGGATCAGGCCAACCCGCGTTCGGTGGGGGCGCTGAAGTTCATCGACGCGATGCTCGAGGCGCTCCTGGACGCGGGACTGGACGAGCGCGGTGCCGCGCGGGGATACCGATCGCTGATGGGGCTGGTGTTCGGGGCCGTGCTGACCGAATCCGTGGGGCTTTCCGGCGGCGTTTCCGAGGAGCGGGCCGAGCCTGTCGACGCGTGGTTCCAGCGACTGGTGACCGCTCGTGAGCTGCCCGCCCTGCACCGGGTGCTGCCGTCGATGCTGGAGGGCGACTGCCTGCAGGACTTCGAATTCCAGCTGGACCTGGTGATCGGCGGGCTGGCCGCTTCGGTGCGGTGA
- a CDS encoding MFS transporter — protein MSIRERGGLLRSRDFRLLWTGETTSVLGSSIAVVALPLVAVVALQASTFAVGLLTAAAWLPWLLIGLPAGAWVDRRPKRPIMLACNTFSMLVFLSVPIAAWFGLLTMTQLLVVALAGGVAKVFFNVAYRAYLPSLVEKEDLQEANEKLQGSESAAQIGGPAFAGLLAHAFGAVAGVLADAVSFGISVLCLRSIRYREPERPAKTRTRLRDEIREGLDFVLHDRYLRVFAVFGAISNVALMGYQSIEVVFLVRDLGVGVGTAGIVLALAGLGGVVGAALSGKLAARIGTARAFVLCEAFGALMMLLGPLARDGWGLAFFVAAGFSLSAGVVGSNVLNATFKQRYVPAAMFGRVTASMSVLSFGAIALGGLLGGILGETAGVRQTLGLMAGLEVLAVAALLFTPIGRCRDFPSGSRLAG, from the coding sequence GTGAGCATCCGCGAACGCGGCGGATTGCTGCGCTCCCGGGATTTCCGGCTGCTCTGGACCGGCGAGACGACCAGCGTGCTCGGCAGTTCCATCGCGGTCGTCGCGCTGCCGCTCGTCGCCGTGGTCGCCCTGCAGGCCAGCACGTTCGCGGTCGGGCTGCTGACCGCGGCCGCGTGGCTGCCGTGGCTGCTGATCGGACTGCCGGCGGGCGCCTGGGTCGACCGGCGCCCGAAACGGCCGATCATGCTGGCGTGCAACACCTTCTCCATGCTGGTGTTCCTGAGCGTCCCGATCGCCGCGTGGTTCGGACTGCTCACGATGACCCAACTCCTCGTCGTCGCCCTGGCGGGCGGAGTCGCGAAGGTGTTCTTCAACGTCGCCTACCGCGCGTACCTGCCTTCGCTGGTCGAGAAGGAAGACCTCCAGGAGGCCAACGAGAAGCTGCAGGGCAGCGAGTCCGCCGCGCAGATCGGCGGTCCCGCTTTCGCCGGTCTGCTCGCCCACGCGTTCGGCGCCGTCGCCGGGGTGCTCGCCGACGCCGTCAGTTTCGGGATCTCCGTGCTGTGCCTGCGTTCCATCCGCTACCGCGAGCCGGAGCGCCCGGCCAAGACGCGGACGCGACTGCGGGACGAGATCCGCGAAGGTCTCGACTTCGTCCTCCACGACCGGTACCTGCGGGTGTTCGCGGTCTTCGGCGCGATCTCGAACGTCGCGCTCATGGGCTACCAATCGATCGAGGTCGTGTTCCTCGTCCGGGATCTCGGCGTGGGAGTGGGTACCGCCGGAATCGTGCTCGCCCTCGCCGGCCTGGGCGGCGTCGTCGGAGCCGCGTTGTCGGGCAAACTCGCCGCGCGGATCGGCACCGCGCGGGCCTTCGTGCTCTGCGAGGCCTTCGGGGCGCTGATGATGTTGCTGGGGCCGCTCGCGCGGGACGGCTGGGGGCTCGCCTTCTTCGTCGCCGCCGGATTCTCGCTCAGTGCCGGTGTCGTCGGCTCGAACGTCCTCAACGCCACCTTCAAACAGCGCTACGTCCCGGCGGCGATGTTCGGCCGGGTCACCGCGAGCATGTCCGTGCTCAGCTTCGGCGCGATCGCGCTCGGCGGCCTGCTCGGCGGGATCCTCGGTGAGACCGCCGGCGTGCGGCAGACGCTGGGCTTGATGGCCGGGCTCGAGGTCCTCGCCGTCGCGGCCCTGCTGTTCACGCCGATCGGCCGGTGCCGCGACTTCCCCTCCGGATCGCGTTTAGCGGGCTAA
- a CDS encoding GlsB/YeaQ/YmgE family stress response membrane protein, whose product MGFFSWIVFGAIAGWLANVVVGGPDRRGGCLFSILVGVLGAALGGFIYRLATGTERSFEFDFPSFGVAILGSIVLLALLRLVRGSGRRDSRPPYRR is encoded by the coding sequence ATGGGTTTCTTCTCGTGGATCGTGTTCGGCGCCATCGCCGGGTGGCTGGCCAACGTCGTGGTGGGCGGCCCGGACCGGCGTGGCGGCTGCCTGTTCAGCATCCTGGTCGGCGTGCTCGGCGCGGCGCTCGGCGGTTTCATCTACCGCCTCGCGACGGGCACCGAGCGGTCCTTCGAGTTCGACTTCCCCAGCTTCGGCGTGGCCATTCTCGGCTCGATCGTGCTGCTCGCCCTGCTGCGGCTGGTGCGCGGCTCCGGGCGGCGCGACTCGCGGCCGCCGTATCGCCGGTGA